Below is a window of Enterobacter kobei DNA.
GCGGCGGCGGGGGCGGCAGCGGCCAGGGTCAGGCCAGCCAGGACGGTGAAGGCCAGGACGAGTTCGTCTTTCAGATCTCGAAAGATGAATACCTCGATCTGTTGTTTGAAGATCTGGCGCTGCCGAACCTGAAACAGAATCAGCAGCGTCAGCTTACCGAATACAAAACCCACCGCGCGGGTTACACCGCGAACGGCGTACCTGCGAATATCAGCGTGGTGCGTTCGCTGCAAAACTCGCTGGCCCGCCGCACAGCAATGACCGCCGGTAAGCGCCGCCAGTTGCGCGAGCTGGAGGAAAATCTGGAACAGGTGGCAAACAGCGAACCGGCGCAGCTGCTTGAAGAGGAACAATTGCGCCGCGAGATCGCCGAGCTGCGGGCGAAAATCGAACGCGTGCCTTTTATCGATACGTTTGACTTACGTTACCGGAATTATGAGAAGCGTCCGGAACCGTCCAGCCAGGCGGTGATGTTCTGTCTGATGGACGTGTCAGGCTCGATGGATCAGGCCACTAAAGACATGGCGAAGCGTTTTTATATCCTGCTCTATTTGTTCCTTTCCAGGACGTATAAAAACGTGGACGTGGTCTACATTCGCCACCATACGCAGGCCAAAGAGGTGGATGAGCACGAGTTCTTCTACTCGCAGGAAACCGGCGGCACCATCGTTTCCAGTGCGCTGAAGTTAATGGATGAAGTGGTGAAGGAGCGTTACGATCCGGCCCAGTGGAACATTTATGCTGCCCAGGCCTCGGACGGGGACAACTGGGCCGATGACTCCCCGCTGTGTCACGAAATTCTGGCGAAGAAAATCCTGCCGGTAGTGCGTTATTACAGTTATATCGAGATCACGCGCCGTGCTCATCAGACCTTGTGGCGCGAATATGAGCATTTACAGGCGAGCTTTGATAACTTCGCCATCCAGCATATTCGCGATCAGGATGATATATATCCGGTGTTCCGCGAGCTGTTCCACAAGCAGGCCAGCGACGCGCATAACTAATACTGTGAGATCGGCCAGCGTTCAGGAGCGTTGGCTGATTTTATTTCTTCCATTTCTTACGTTCAGCCAGTCGTTCTTTCCAGAACCAGCACTGACGCCACCAGCACCATAATAATGGCTAAAAAAGAAGACGTGATAATCAGCGTTTCCATTAGCATAGGATCGTGCATTGCCACACCTGTCGCTTGACGGACGATGCGCCATTATGAACAACCCCGCATGACACATTTATGACGCTTTCGCGTTATTTCCATGAATAATTATCCGCTGAAACGATTCCTGTGCGATGTTATTTCACCCTTCCAGGATATGGACGAAAAGGGGTGGAAATATGCAAATTACAGGCATTATTGTTACCGGTATCACGAAAATGCGTTTCCATAACCCCATTAGTAAATCTCGCAATTGTTAAGCCTGACGACATGCATCAACAATAGTCTCTGAACTATCGACAAAATAACCTTACAGAGACAGGTGAATAAGATGCAGGAAAAGATCACCCGTAAAGAAAAAATAAGTTATGGTCTCGGCGATATGGCCAGCCATGTCGGGCTGGATAATGTCATTATATTTCTCACGTTTTATTATACGGATGTGGTTGGCTTACCGGCGGCTTTTGTCGGGACGATGTTTTTACTGGCGCGTACAGCGGATGCGATTATCGATCCGGCGATGGGTTATCTTGCCGACCGTACCCGTACCCGCTGGGGCAAATTCCGGCCCTGGATGCTGTGGCTGGCCCTGCCCTTTGGTGCCAGCTGCCTGCTGACCTATGCGGTGCCGGAATCTCTGAGCTTATCCGGGAAGATGATCTTTGCCTCCGTCACCTATACCTTCATGATGCTGATGTATACCGCCATTAATATTCCCTATTGCTCCATGGGGGCGGTGATCACCCCAAATAACGAAGAACGTATTTCATTGCAGTCGTACCGTTTCTTTTTAGCCACCCTCGGCGGTGCGATGTCGACTTTCTTTATGATGCCGCTGGCAGAATATATTGGCGGCGATGACAAATTGCTCGGCTACCGTGCGGCGATGGGGATTATGGCCGTGGCAGCCGTGATCATGTTCTGGATCTGTTTTGCTAATACCCGCGAACGTATTAATGCCCCCGCCACGCATAATAATTACCTTGCGGAATTACGTGACTTATTAAAAAACGATCAGTGGCGAATTGTCGCGGTGCTGGTACTCACTAATATCGGTTTTGGCGTCGTTCGTCTGGGCGCAATGATGTATTTCGTCACCTATTATCTTGGCAGCGCCAGCTATTTCATGTGGATGTTAGGGGCGCATATCCTCGGTAAAGCGGCAGGTAGCGCGCTGGCGAAACGCCTGACGCGCAACTTCAGCAAAGTACAGATGTTTGGTTACTGCGCGGTGCTGGCGGGCGTGCTGAGTATTGCGCTGTTCTTCGCACCGAAATCCATCTTTGTGCTGGTGCCGCTGACCTTTATCGTCTCCACCCTTTATCAGTCCACCACCACCCTGATGTGGGTGATGATGGCGGACGTCGCCGACTACGGCGAATGGTTGCAGGGCAAACGCATGGACGGCGTGATCTTCTCCACCTTCCTCGCAGTGCTGAAACTCGGCATGGCGATCAGCGGCGCTATCGTGGGCTGGACGCTCGGCTTTAGCGGCTACGTCGCCAACGCCCCGACGCAGAACAGCACCGCCATGTACTGCATTGTCGCGCTCTTTACCGTGGTGCCGGGCGTTCTCTCCCTGTGCGCCTTCGCCATGCTGCGCTGGTACAAACTCGACGACAACACCATGAAATCCATTCATTTAGCTAAACAAACGGCTGCGTAAAAGGACGTATTATTTATGAGCGAATTGATCCAACACCCGGAAAGCATCGAATGGCGCTTTGAGCGGCAGATCCTGCGCATTGAACCCTGGGGCGAACACAGCCTGCGCGTACGCGCCACCTGCGCCCCGGCGTTCACCGATAATCTGCATGCTCTGCTGCCGAAAAACGCCGCCGGTGAAAGCGAAATCACCGCCAGCGCGGAAACTCTGACGCTGCGCAACGGCAACATTACCGCGGTGCTCAACCTGAAAGGGCAACTGGCGTTCTACAACCAGCGCGGCGAACTGCTGCTCGAAGAAATGTGGCGACAGCGCTCCACCGTCGGCATTGGCGCCAGCGAAAAAAGTCAGGACAAGTACGTCAGTGCGCTGAAGCTTGATGGCCGCGAGTTTAAACCCTTGCCCGGCGGTAAATATCAGCTCACCGTGCGCTTTGAATCGCGACCGGACGAGAAAATCTACGGTATGGGCCAGTACCAGCAGCCGTGGCTGGATCTGAAAGGCTGCGTGCTGGAGCTGGCCCAGCGTAACTCCCAGGCCAGCGTGCCGTTCATGCAGTCGAGCCTGGGCTACGGCCTGCTGTGGAACAACCCCGCCATCGGCGAGGCGAGCTTTGCGAAGAATCATACCGAATGGCAGGCGCGGGTCACCCAGGAGATGGATTACTGGATCACCGCCGCCGACAGCACCGTGCAGCTGACCCGTCAGTACGCCAAAGCCACCGGTACCCCGCCGCCTGCCCCGGCGTTCACCAGCGGGCTGTGGCAATGCAAGCTGCGCTATCGCACCCAGCAGGAAGTGCTGGAGGTGGCGCGTGAATACCGTCGCCGCCATCTGCCGCTTTCGGTGATGGTCATCGACTTCTTCCACTGGCCGAATCAGGGTACCTGGTGTTTCGATCCTGTGGACTGGCCGGATCCGGCGGCAATGGTTGCCGAACTGAAATCGCTGGGTATTGAACTGATGGTCTCGGTGTGGCCTACGGTGGAAGCACGCAGCCCCCTGTTCCCGGTGATGAAGGCCAAAGGCTGGCTGGTGACCAGCGATCGCGGCGTACAGGTCAATCTCGATTTCATGGGCAACACCACCTTCTTTGACGCCACCCATCCGCAGGCACGAGAATTTGTCTGGGAGACGGTGAAGAAAAATTATTACGATCTGGGTATTAAGCTGTTCTGGCTGGATGAAGCCGAGCCGGAATACCGTGCCTATGACTTCGACAACTATCGCTACCACGCCGGGCCAGTACTGGAAGTCGGTAACCAGTATCCACGCGATTTTGCGCAAGGCTTTTATGATGGTCTGGTGGCGAACGGCGAAACGGAGATTGTGAATCTGGTGCGCTGTTCATGGGCGGGCAGTCAGCGCTTCGGCGTGCTGGCCTGGTCCGGGGACGTGCATTCCTCGTTCCACGCTTTCCGCAATCAACTGGCTGCCGGGCTGAATATGGGGCTGGCAGGCATTCCCTGGTGGACCACCGACATCGGCGGTTTCCAGGGCGGTAACGTGAACGATCCGGCGTTTCACGAACTGCTGATCCGCTGGTTCCAGTGGGCAGTGTTCTGTCCGGTGCTGCGCATGCACGGCTACCGCGAGCCGCAGATCCAGCCGCCGGAAAGCTATCGCAACGGCATTCCGCAGTGCAACAGCGGATCACCGAATGAACTGTGGAGCTACGGCGAGGAAAATTACGCCATCATGCAGCACTGGCTGTCGGTGCGCGAAAAGTTGCGTCCGTATGTCGATGCCCTGTTTGACAATGCCCACCAGCATGGCGATCCGCTGATGCGCCCGCTGTTCTGGCATTATCCTGACGAACCGCAAAGCTGGCAGGTAGAAGATCAGTATCTGTTTGGCGAGGACCTGCTGGTGGCGCCGGTGATGCATGCCGGTCAGCGCCAGCGTGACGTCTGGTTGCCGGGCACCCACGGCTGGGTGGCGCTTAATGGCGAGCGTTATCAGGGACAGCAGCAGATCACCGTGGCGGCGGCCCTTGAAACCATTCCGGTATTTGTCCGGGAAAACAGTCCGCTGGTGGCGCTGCTGGTGCAGCGTTAAACACGCAGCATGACCGAAAAAACGCCTGCTTATGAAGAGCTTTCCGCGTAAAGTAAGCAGGCTAATTTTTCTGGTCAGGATGCCGCCATGTTCGATACCACGCTGTTTATCTTACTCGCCCTCGCCGCGCTGGGGTTCGTCAGCCACAACACCACCGTTGCCATTTCCATTCTGGTGCTGATCATTGTGCGCGTGACGCCGCTCAATGCCTTTTTCCCGTGGATCGAAAAACAGGGGCTGACCATCGGGATCATCATCCTGACCATCGGCGTGATGGCCCCCATTGCCAGCGGCACCCTGCCGCCGTCAACGCTGTTGCACTCCTTCGCCAACTGGAAGTCGCTGATCGCCATTGCGGTCGGGGTTTTTGTCTCCTGGCTCGGCGGACGCGGGGTGACGCTGATGAGCTCCCAGCCGTCGCTGGTGGCTGGCTTGCTGGTCGGCACGGTGCTCGGCGTGGCACTGTTCCGCGGCGTGCCCGTCGGCCCGCTGATTGCCGCAGGCCTGGTGTCGCTGTTAATTGGCCGGCAGTGATCGCCGCCGCTGCCAGCGTTTCACCGACTGTTCCAGCAGACTGCACAGCAGGTAATAAACCAGACCGGTAAAGATAAAGAGCGCGGCCGGATAGACCTGCACGCGGCTGTTAACCTGTCCGGCGACAGTGGTCAATTCCGGCACGTTGACGATAAACGCCAGCGAGGTGTCTTTCAGCAAAGCGATCAGCAGGCCAACATACGACGGCAGCGCATTGCGCAGCGCCTGCGGCAGCAGCACCCAGCGCAGCAGTTGCAGGCTACTGAATCCCCCGGCCAGCGCCGCCTCATATTGTCCTTTCGGTAAAGCGCCCAGCGCCGCGAGGGTCGAATACATCACCGAGGCCGAGGTAAACCACGCCAGCGCCAGCGTAACGGTCACCGCCCCCGGCAGATCCGCCCCGGTCAGGGCGGGCAGTAAAAACCACAGCCAGAAAATGACGAAGATCAGCGGAATGCCGCGGATCAGCTCCGCCCAGGCAAACAGCAGCCTGCGCGGCCAGCCGTTGAAACGCCAGGCGCAGCAGGCCAGCGCTATGCCGCCCGGAAACGCCAGCGCCGCCGCGCCCATCGTCATCAGCACCGACAACAGCACGCCGCCCGGCTCTCCCTGAGCGGTACGGCCAAGCAGCAAATACTCCAGGTTATCGGTAATAACCATGAGACTGGCGATCATCCTGTTTTCTCCCGTCTTGCCCGCCACCATAGCGGCGCATTCAGCAGCAGGCTCATCACCAGCCCGAGCAGCAGGTAGAGTGCGCTACCGATGGCGAATGCTTCCAGCGCATGGGCGTTATAACTTTCAATTTGCCGCGTCTGATAGGTGAGTTCCGCAAAACCGATGCCGGTCGCCAGCGAGGAGAGCTTCATCAGGTTGAGGTACTGACCAACCACCGGCTGCCAGGCGTTTTTCAGCCCCTGCGGCAGTAAGATCCAGCGGAATAACGCCAGTGGGCCAAAGCCCTGCGCGGTAGCCGCTTCCACCTGTCCGCGCGGTACAGCGTGCAGCCCGGACTGGATCTCCTCCACCAGAAAGGCCGCGGTAAACAGCCCCAGCGCCCAGGCCGAGCTGAGAAACTCCGGCGTAAACCACCACACATCACCCGGCAGTACCGAAAAGGCGTGCTCATCGTTGACGTACTGACGAAACCCCTGCGGCAGCACGTTCCAGGCGGCGAAATACCAGAACAGCAATTGCACCAGCAGCGGCGTATTGCGAAACAACGACACCCACACCGCCACCACGCCGCGGCCGACATGCCCCCCCGTCAGGCGCAGGGCCAGCAACAGCACGGTGAGCAGCGTCGCCAGCGCCATCCCGGCGAGCGTCACCCAGATCGTGGTCAGAAAACCGGAGAAGATCCACTGCGCAGGCTGGCCGGTCAGCACCCCGGCCCAGTCAAGATGAACGTTCATCAGCCGTCCTTGCTTTCAGCATGCAGCGGATTAAGCACCTTTTGCAGAAACCGCTGCGCGCGGGGATGCTGTGGCGCGGTGAAGAACTGCGCCGGGGCCGCCTGCTCAAGAATTTCACCGCCGTCAATGAAGATCACCCGGTCGGCAATTTCACGGGCGAACTGCATTTCGTGGGTGACGACAATCAGCGTGATACCGCTGTGCGCCAGTGATTTCATCACCTGTAATACTTCGCCGATCATCTCCGGATCCAGCGCCGAGGTTGGCTCATCGAACAAAATAATATGCGGACTGGCCGCCAGCGTGCGGGCGATCGCCACCCGCTGCTGCTGCCCGCCGGAGAGCTGCGCCGGGAAGTGATGGGCTTTGTCCAGCAGGCCGACGCGCTCCAGCAGACCGAGGGCGATCTGCTGCGCATCCAGCGGCGACTTGCCGTGCACGCGGGTCAGCGCCAGGGTGATGTTCTCCAGCGCGCTGAGGTGGGCATAGAGGTTGAATTGCTGGAACACAAATCCCACCTGGCGGCGGATCTCACGCAGGGCGCGGCCTTTAAGCCCACTCGTGGGTTTGCCGTCGATAAAGATCTCGCCGCTGGTCAGAGTTTCCAACTGATTGATCAGACGGATCAGCGTCGATTTCCCCGATCCGGATGGCCCGCATATGGCGACCACTTCCCCGGCGCTGACCTGCAAATCGATCGTGTTGAGCACCTGCTGATCGCCATAACGCTTGCTCACCTGGCGGAACTCGACCGTGCCTTTTTGCACGGCAAACGCCTCCGTGGCCGACGCCACGGAGGTGGAAAATAAACCTGCAAACATAGTTACTTCGCTTCTATTTTAAAGCTGCGCGGCTGTGGGGTTTTGGTTTGTGGACCAAACCAGGTGTCGTAGATTTTCGCCGCCTCGCCGTTCTGCTCAAGCTTCACCAGCTCGTCATTCACCGCTTTCAGCAGCGCGGTTTCGCCTTTGCTGACGCCTACGCCAATTTCTTCTTTCGACAGCAGATCCGGCAGGATTTTAAACTTCGCTTTATCCGGCGCTTCCGCCAGCAGACCGGCAAGAATAGTGCTGTCCTGGGTGATCGCCTGCACGTTACCGTTACGCAGCGCAGTTAACGCCAGCGGAATATCGTCATAGCCCAGCACGCGGGACTGCGGGAAACGCTGGTGCAGCGCCTGCTCGCCGGTCGTGCCCTTCACCGCGCCGATACGCGCTTTACTGTAGGCCTCGAGGGAATCTTTACCGTCCGCCGGGACGAGGAATTGCTGACCGGTCA
It encodes the following:
- a CDS encoding ABC transporter substrate-binding protein — its product is MATFTQTKKAGALTALALLTTLSFAAHADKLADIKAAGVVKVATFDANPPFGAVDAKTHDIVGYDVDFANALAKSLGVKLELVATNPANRIPLLQSGKVDLIVADITITPERAQVIDFSTPYFVTGQQFLVPADGKDSLEAYSKARIGAVKGTTGEQALHQRFPQSRVLGYDDIPLALTALRNGNVQAITQDSTILAGLLAEAPDKAKFKILPDLLSKEEIGVGVSKGETALLKAVNDELVKLEQNGEAAKIYDTWFGPQTKTPQPRSFKIEAK
- a CDS encoding amino acid ABC transporter permease; this encodes MNVHLDWAGVLTGQPAQWIFSGFLTTIWVTLAGMALATLLTVLLLALRLTGGHVGRGVVAVWVSLFRNTPLLVQLLFWYFAAWNVLPQGFRQYVNDEHAFSVLPGDVWWFTPEFLSSAWALGLFTAAFLVEEIQSGLHAVPRGQVEAATAQGFGPLALFRWILLPQGLKNAWQPVVGQYLNLMKLSSLATGIGFAELTYQTRQIESYNAHALEAFAIGSALYLLLGLVMSLLLNAPLWWRARREKTG
- the yoaI gene encoding small membrane protein YoaI; the protein is MHDPMLMETLIITSSFLAIIMVLVASVLVLERTTG
- a CDS encoding amino acid ABC transporter permease; translated protein: MIASLMVITDNLEYLLLGRTAQGEPGGVLLSVLMTMGAAALAFPGGIALACCAWRFNGWPRRLLFAWAELIRGIPLIFVIFWLWFLLPALTGADLPGAVTVTLALAWFTSASVMYSTLAALGALPKGQYEAALAGGFSSLQLLRWVLLPQALRNALPSYVGLLIALLKDTSLAFIVNVPELTTVAGQVNSRVQVYPAALFIFTGLVYYLLCSLLEQSVKRWQRRRSLPAN
- a CDS encoding glycoside hydrolase family 31 protein, translating into MSELIQHPESIEWRFERQILRIEPWGEHSLRVRATCAPAFTDNLHALLPKNAAGESEITASAETLTLRNGNITAVLNLKGQLAFYNQRGELLLEEMWRQRSTVGIGASEKSQDKYVSALKLDGREFKPLPGGKYQLTVRFESRPDEKIYGMGQYQQPWLDLKGCVLELAQRNSQASVPFMQSSLGYGLLWNNPAIGEASFAKNHTEWQARVTQEMDYWITAADSTVQLTRQYAKATGTPPPAPAFTSGLWQCKLRYRTQQEVLEVAREYRRRHLPLSVMVIDFFHWPNQGTWCFDPVDWPDPAAMVAELKSLGIELMVSVWPTVEARSPLFPVMKAKGWLVTSDRGVQVNLDFMGNTTFFDATHPQAREFVWETVKKNYYDLGIKLFWLDEAEPEYRAYDFDNYRYHAGPVLEVGNQYPRDFAQGFYDGLVANGETEIVNLVRCSWAGSQRFGVLAWSGDVHSSFHAFRNQLAAGLNMGLAGIPWWTTDIGGFQGGNVNDPAFHELLIRWFQWAVFCPVLRMHGYREPQIQPPESYRNGIPQCNSGSPNELWSYGEENYAIMQHWLSVREKLRPYVDALFDNAHQHGDPLMRPLFWHYPDEPQSWQVEDQYLFGEDLLVAPVMHAGQRQRDVWLPGTHGWVALNGERYQGQQQITVAAALETIPVFVRENSPLVALLVQR
- a CDS encoding glycoside-pentoside-hexuronide (GPH):cation symporter, with the protein product MQEKITRKEKISYGLGDMASHVGLDNVIIFLTFYYTDVVGLPAAFVGTMFLLARTADAIIDPAMGYLADRTRTRWGKFRPWMLWLALPFGASCLLTYAVPESLSLSGKMIFASVTYTFMMLMYTAINIPYCSMGAVITPNNEERISLQSYRFFLATLGGAMSTFFMMPLAEYIGGDDKLLGYRAAMGIMAVAAVIMFWICFANTRERINAPATHNNYLAELRDLLKNDQWRIVAVLVLTNIGFGVVRLGAMMYFVTYYLGSASYFMWMLGAHILGKAAGSALAKRLTRNFSKVQMFGYCAVLAGVLSIALFFAPKSIFVLVPLTFIVSTLYQSTTTLMWVMMADVADYGEWLQGKRMDGVIFSTFLAVLKLGMAISGAIVGWTLGFSGYVANAPTQNSTAMYCIVALFTVVPGVLSLCAFAMLRWYKLDDNTMKSIHLAKQTAA
- a CDS encoding amino acid ABC transporter ATP-binding protein; the protein is MFAGLFSTSVASATEAFAVQKGTVEFRQVSKRYGDQQVLNTIDLQVSAGEVVAICGPSGSGKSTLIRLINQLETLTSGEIFIDGKPTSGLKGRALREIRRQVGFVFQQFNLYAHLSALENITLALTRVHGKSPLDAQQIALGLLERVGLLDKAHHFPAQLSGGQQQRVAIARTLAASPHIILFDEPTSALDPEMIGEVLQVMKSLAHSGITLIVVTHEMQFAREIADRVIFIDGGEILEQAAPAQFFTAPQHPRAQRFLQKVLNPLHAESKDG
- a CDS encoding DUF441 domain-containing protein; this translates as MFDTTLFILLALAALGFVSHNTTVAISILVLIIVRVTPLNAFFPWIEKQGLTIGIIILTIGVMAPIASGTLPPSTLLHSFANWKSLIAIAVGVFVSWLGGRGVTLMSSQPSLVAGLLVGTVLGVALFRGVPVGPLIAAGLVSLLIGRQ
- a CDS encoding YeaH/YhbH family protein, with product MTWFIDRRLNGKNKSTVNRQRFLRRYKSQIKQSISGAINKRSVTDVESGESVSIPSEDINEPMFHQGRGGLRNRVHPGNDHFVQNDRIERPQGGGGGGGSGQGQASQDGEGQDEFVFQISKDEYLDLLFEDLALPNLKQNQQRQLTEYKTHRAGYTANGVPANISVVRSLQNSLARRTAMTAGKRRQLRELEENLEQVANSEPAQLLEEEQLRREIAELRAKIERVPFIDTFDLRYRNYEKRPEPSSQAVMFCLMDVSGSMDQATKDMAKRFYILLYLFLSRTYKNVDVVYIRHHTQAKEVDEHEFFYSQETGGTIVSSALKLMDEVVKERYDPAQWNIYAAQASDGDNWADDSPLCHEILAKKILPVVRYYSYIEITRRAHQTLWREYEHLQASFDNFAIQHIRDQDDIYPVFRELFHKQASDAHN